In Microbacterium pumilum, the following proteins share a genomic window:
- a CDS encoding DUF4129 domain-containing protein: MGLTATVAGLRTRLADVGPLTPSGDEARRLAENELAKPVYQAAEPTVIDRIARAVGQFFERLFQVELGGGWGSAFAIVATILVVILIVVAFIVWGRPRAVRRAAAPPAALFGETESRSADELRRDAASRASMGEWDAAVVLRFRALARGVIERGAVDTPPGATVHAFARAAGRAFPSAAVELEAAATAFDDVRYLRRPGTAELYRRVAEIDDLVVATRPVDADSAGVPV, translated from the coding sequence GTGGGGCTGACGGCGACCGTCGCAGGACTGCGGACACGGCTGGCCGACGTCGGCCCGCTCACGCCGAGCGGCGATGAGGCTCGCAGGCTGGCCGAGAACGAGCTGGCGAAACCTGTATACCAGGCGGCGGAGCCCACGGTGATCGACCGCATCGCACGTGCGGTCGGTCAGTTCTTCGAGCGGCTCTTCCAGGTCGAACTCGGCGGCGGGTGGGGATCGGCGTTCGCCATCGTCGCCACCATCCTGGTCGTCATCCTCATCGTCGTCGCGTTCATCGTGTGGGGCCGTCCCCGAGCGGTTCGCAGGGCTGCTGCTCCGCCTGCGGCGCTCTTCGGCGAGACCGAGAGTCGTTCGGCCGACGAGCTGCGCCGAGATGCGGCATCCCGCGCCTCCATGGGCGAGTGGGATGCCGCGGTCGTCCTTCGCTTCCGGGCGCTCGCACGAGGGGTCATCGAGCGCGGCGCCGTGGACACTCCCCCCGGTGCCACCGTGCACGCGTTCGCGCGTGCGGCGGGGCGTGCGTTCCCCTCAGCGGCGGTCGAACTCGAAGCCGCTGCGACCGCGTTCGACGACGTGCGGTACCTGCGACGGCCGGGAACGGCTGAGCTCTATCGACGCGTCGCCGAGATCGACGACCTCGTGGTCGCCACGCGACCCGTCGACGCCGACAGCGCCGGGGTTCCGGT
- a CDS encoding glycerophosphoryl diester phosphodiesterase membrane domain-containing protein, with amino-acid sequence MTAYPAWTPASRPGIIPLHPLTFGTILGRSFVALRQNPRVLLGFALVVQTLAYIVVIVAVAAVAWASFSRLDTLEPGTDDFDTVLAGSIAITAIAGVVLGLAAGALSVIVQGIVMTEVAHAAVAERLTLGGLWQAVKPVAWRLFGYAALLVIAVLVVVALLALGIFGIAVVAPPAAIGLAVLAVLAAIPLLWWLSTKLLLTPAAIILEGATIRQGIARSWRLIRGRFWVALGVILVIGITFNVVAQVIGIPFSLLSSGLTTIIAPTGDPDPSAIIAIVITLLLTQIVTFLIQSVAVVVQSTATALVYIDCRMRHEGLDLDLLTYVERRDAGITGLPDPYREHIGREIAPRVPVAYPRPGYAPHPGYAAQPAYPQAGYPQPGYAVPGDPQAGPAYAVPSGQPTLPPPPGYRQVPPAPPQPVATVAGGETPPPPTSWVAPETSSDRDDRESPWG; translated from the coding sequence GTGACCGCGTATCCGGCCTGGACACCGGCCTCCCGACCGGGGATCATCCCACTCCACCCCCTGACCTTCGGCACGATCCTCGGCCGCTCGTTCGTCGCGCTGCGGCAGAACCCGCGCGTGCTGCTGGGGTTCGCCCTCGTGGTTCAGACCCTCGCCTACATCGTGGTCATCGTCGCGGTCGCCGCGGTCGCGTGGGCGTCGTTCTCGCGCCTCGACACGCTCGAGCCCGGCACCGACGACTTCGACACGGTGCTCGCCGGCTCGATCGCGATCACCGCGATCGCGGGCGTCGTGCTGGGCCTCGCCGCGGGCGCGCTGAGCGTCATCGTCCAAGGCATCGTCATGACCGAAGTGGCCCACGCCGCGGTTGCCGAGCGACTGACCCTCGGCGGACTCTGGCAGGCCGTCAAGCCGGTCGCCTGGCGCCTCTTCGGCTACGCCGCGCTGCTCGTGATCGCGGTGCTGGTCGTCGTCGCCCTCCTCGCCCTCGGCATCTTCGGGATCGCCGTCGTGGCGCCCCCCGCAGCGATCGGCCTCGCGGTGCTGGCCGTCCTCGCGGCCATCCCACTGCTGTGGTGGCTCTCGACGAAGCTGCTGCTCACACCCGCAGCGATCATCCTCGAGGGCGCCACGATCCGGCAGGGGATCGCTCGCTCGTGGCGACTCATCCGGGGCCGGTTCTGGGTCGCCCTCGGCGTCATCCTCGTGATCGGCATCACCTTCAATGTCGTCGCGCAGGTGATCGGCATCCCGTTCTCGCTGCTGTCATCCGGCCTCACGACGATCATCGCGCCGACCGGTGACCCCGACCCGTCTGCCATCATCGCCATCGTCATCACTCTGCTGCTGACGCAGATCGTCACGTTCCTCATCCAGTCGGTGGCGGTCGTGGTGCAGTCGACTGCGACGGCGCTCGTGTACATCGACTGCCGGATGCGGCACGAGGGTCTCGACCTCGACCTTCTCACGTACGTCGAACGGCGGGATGCCGGAATCACAGGGCTGCCGGACCCCTACCGCGAGCACATCGGCCGTGAGATCGCGCCACGCGTCCCCGTCGCCTACCCGCGGCCCGGGTATGCACCACACCCCGGGTATGCAGCACAGCCCGCGTATCCGCAGGCCGGGTATCCGCAGCCCGGGTACGCCGTGCCCGGGGATCCGCAGGCCGGTCCGGCGTACGCCGTGCCTTCCGGACAGCCGACACTGCCGCCGCCGCCCGGTTACCGGCAGGTGCCCCCGGCTCCGCCGCAGCCGGTCGCAACGGTCGCGGGTGGGGAAACTCCCCCTCCTCCGACGAGCTGGGTCGCGCCGGAAACGTCATCCGATCGCGACGACCGAGAGTCGCCGTGGGGCTGA
- the mtrA gene encoding MtrAB system response regulator MtrA, which yields MTSRILVVDDDTALAEMIGIVLRTEGFDTVFCADGAKAVDVWRSERPDLILLDLMLPGMDGIEICTRVRGESGVPIIMLTARTDTADVVRGLEVGADDYIVKPFNPKELVARIRTRLRPSGQPASDVLRIGDLTVDVAAHEVRRADETIALTPLEFELLVALAAKPQQVFSREMLLEQVWGYHYKADTRLVNVHVQRLRAKVELDPDNPKIVTTVRGVGYRAGAVV from the coding sequence ATGACTTCACGCATCCTGGTGGTCGATGACGACACCGCCCTCGCCGAGATGATCGGCATCGTGCTGCGGACCGAGGGGTTCGACACGGTGTTCTGCGCCGACGGCGCGAAGGCGGTCGATGTGTGGCGTTCGGAGCGCCCCGACCTCATTCTCCTGGACCTCATGCTGCCGGGCATGGACGGCATCGAGATCTGCACCCGGGTGCGCGGGGAGTCCGGCGTGCCCATCATCATGCTCACCGCTCGCACCGACACAGCGGATGTCGTCCGCGGCCTCGAAGTCGGCGCCGACGACTACATCGTGAAGCCGTTCAACCCGAAAGAGCTGGTCGCCCGCATCCGCACCCGACTGCGTCCCTCGGGCCAGCCCGCCAGCGACGTGCTCAGGATCGGCGACCTGACCGTCGACGTCGCTGCTCACGAAGTCCGCCGTGCCGACGAGACGATCGCCCTCACGCCGCTCGAGTTCGAACTGCTCGTGGCGCTCGCGGCGAAGCCACAGCAGGTGTTCTCGCGCGAGATGCTGCTCGAGCAGGTCTGGGGCTATCACTACAAGGCGGATACGCGACTGGTCAACGTGCACGTGCAGCGACTGCGCGCGAAGGTCGAACTCGACCCCGACAACCCCAAGATCGTCACGACGGTGCGCGGTGTCGGCTACCGCGCCGGCGCCGTCGTGTGA
- the mtrB gene encoding MtrAB system histidine kinase MtrB, translating into MASATAGSATSRPTLIDWRDWRAWPDNLARLWRRSLRFRTILITLTLTALAVLIACVWMALAIQNDLFGSRLRQVQAAAQRATATAQATLDNAAPQGDSVQLQGLMDSVRGIIAQQSSSDVLAAFRIGPPVANAPQDWTTDPRFEEILSADLRDQVRRDENQQWWQSVALPTENGTVPGIVVGQQLQVPEVGAYELYLAYDLGDASQTLGFVLGTLWIVGVGLVLLISGIAWFVLRSVTTPIGEAADTSARLAAGELGVRLPVRGEDELATLGRSFNAMADSIESQIKELADLSLVQQRFVSDVSHELRTPLTTIRLAADMINDQRDDFDPATARAAELLNAQVQRFETLLTDLLEISRYDAGSVQLELEATSLAHLAEDVIASMQQLADQHGTDVRLVAPGGYSPVDMDPRRVRRVVRNLLGNAIEHGEGRPIVVTVDSNQQAVALGVRDYGLGMTTQDVERVFDRFWRADPSRKRTIGGTGLGLSIALGDARLHGGELSVWSEPGRGTNFVLTLPRRGTRLTGPSPIPTDPGDDSASAVDALGRTQPIDVLRSEPDPRGGATHPTRDAAARGTAK; encoded by the coding sequence GTGGCGTCCGCGACCGCCGGCAGCGCGACATCCCGTCCGACGCTGATCGACTGGCGCGACTGGCGCGCATGGCCCGACAACCTCGCCAGGCTGTGGCGGCGCTCGCTGCGCTTCCGCACGATCCTGATCACCCTCACGCTGACCGCACTCGCGGTGCTGATCGCGTGTGTGTGGATGGCGCTCGCCATCCAGAACGATCTCTTCGGCTCGCGACTGCGCCAGGTGCAGGCGGCCGCACAGCGGGCGACAGCCACCGCTCAGGCGACGCTCGACAACGCGGCGCCGCAGGGGGACAGCGTGCAGCTGCAGGGACTCATGGACAGCGTTCGCGGCATCATCGCGCAGCAGTCCTCGAGCGACGTGCTCGCGGCGTTCCGCATCGGCCCGCCGGTGGCGAACGCGCCTCAGGACTGGACCACGGACCCCCGTTTCGAAGAGATCCTCAGCGCGGACCTGCGCGACCAGGTGCGCCGCGACGAGAACCAGCAGTGGTGGCAGTCCGTCGCCCTTCCGACCGAGAACGGTACGGTGCCGGGCATCGTCGTCGGTCAGCAGCTGCAGGTGCCCGAGGTCGGGGCCTACGAGCTGTACCTCGCGTACGACCTGGGCGACGCGTCGCAGACCCTCGGGTTCGTGCTCGGCACGCTGTGGATCGTCGGAGTCGGTCTGGTGCTGCTCATCAGCGGCATCGCCTGGTTCGTGCTGCGGTCGGTGACGACGCCTATCGGCGAAGCGGCCGATACCAGCGCCCGGCTCGCGGCCGGTGAGCTCGGCGTGCGCCTGCCGGTGCGCGGGGAGGACGAGCTCGCGACACTCGGCCGCTCGTTCAACGCGATGGCGGACAGCATCGAGTCGCAGATCAAGGAGCTGGCCGACCTGTCGCTCGTGCAGCAGCGCTTCGTGTCGGATGTCTCGCACGAGCTGCGCACACCGCTGACGACCATCCGGCTCGCGGCCGACATGATCAACGATCAGCGCGACGACTTCGATCCGGCCACAGCCCGGGCGGCCGAACTGCTGAACGCGCAGGTGCAGCGGTTCGAGACCCTGCTCACGGATCTGCTCGAGATCAGCCGTTACGATGCAGGCTCGGTGCAGCTCGAGCTCGAGGCCACGAGCCTGGCGCACCTCGCCGAAGACGTCATCGCCTCGATGCAGCAGCTGGCCGACCAGCACGGCACCGATGTGCGTCTCGTCGCCCCTGGTGGATACTCGCCGGTCGACATGGACCCGCGACGGGTCCGGCGCGTCGTGCGCAATCTTCTCGGCAACGCGATCGAGCACGGCGAAGGACGCCCGATCGTGGTGACGGTCGACAGCAACCAGCAGGCCGTCGCGCTCGGCGTGCGCGACTACGGCCTCGGCATGACGACGCAGGATGTCGAGCGGGTGTTCGACCGGTTCTGGCGTGCGGACCCGTCACGCAAGCGGACCATCGGCGGCACGGGCCTCGGCCTGTCGATCGCACTCGGCGACGCCCGCCTGCACGGCGGCGAGCTCTCCGTCTGGTCCGAGCCCGGCCGGGGGACGAACTTCGTGCTGACGCTGCCGAGGCGGGGCACGAGGCTCACGGGCCCCTCGCCCATCCCCACCGACCCCGGCGACGACAGCGCGAGCGCGGTCGACGCGCTCGGCCGCACCCAGCCGATCGACGTGCTGCGCAGCGAGCCGGACCCTCGGGGCGGAGCGACCCACCCGACGCGCGATGCCGCAGCCCGGGGGACCGCGAAATGA
- a CDS encoding LpqB family beta-propeller domain-containing protein, whose amino-acid sequence MSGQRSILSLLVLSVALVLSACVGLPTSGQVNPGLALDEDAAPPDFSFLPDRPQPGATPEEIVQGFIRAGSGPGLAENWERAREFLAPAIRDSWQPTESVTVDILSDRVYSSTDEDSVTLSLVAVATVDSNGVYERTDAGPTPLPFELARQEDGEWRITQVRDGVVLDQDRFPTVFHNYSLMYFDPTWQYLVPDVRWFPTGNAATSVTAALVNGPRSDWLADATKTAFPESVSARPSVPVESGVAEVDLSESALAVPPDTTDRMLTQLEASLATAGVTEVQLSVGTTPITAEPVPVRSTRVTGPSLVLTDDGLGFLVGGELETVPGLSAVVETVSPKSIQVTAERDWAAMRLTDGTVARQGANGSSDELDTRAGLIDPTIDPFDIVWSVPRTQPAAMVAYPLDGTRVDVADAWPGATQVTSMAVSRDGTRMAAAVTTGGSSEVWIAGVVRGQDGIPQRLGVPISIGAVSGIGVGVAWLDDNTVGVLSHSGEASLVLAQLVGGPATTTAAPAGIASLAGASGVSTVRLRGDDGVLYVRRGTNWQQAASGVLVLATQQGMPAG is encoded by the coding sequence ATGAGCGGGCAGCGCAGCATCCTGTCGTTACTCGTGCTCTCGGTCGCGCTGGTGCTCTCGGCGTGCGTCGGACTGCCCACGAGCGGCCAGGTCAACCCCGGCCTCGCCCTCGACGAGGACGCCGCGCCGCCGGACTTCTCGTTCCTGCCCGACCGGCCGCAGCCGGGCGCGACACCCGAAGAGATCGTCCAGGGCTTCATCCGAGCCGGTTCGGGTCCGGGCCTCGCCGAGAACTGGGAGCGCGCACGCGAATTCCTCGCGCCGGCGATCCGCGACAGTTGGCAGCCCACCGAGAGTGTGACCGTCGACATCCTGAGCGACCGCGTCTACTCGTCGACCGATGAGGACTCGGTGACACTGTCGCTGGTGGCGGTCGCCACGGTCGACAGCAACGGGGTGTACGAGCGGACCGACGCGGGTCCCACCCCGCTTCCCTTCGAGCTCGCACGGCAAGAGGACGGCGAATGGCGGATCACGCAGGTCCGTGACGGCGTCGTGCTCGACCAGGACAGGTTCCCCACCGTCTTCCACAACTACTCGCTGATGTACTTCGATCCGACGTGGCAGTACCTCGTCCCGGACGTGCGCTGGTTCCCGACCGGCAACGCCGCGACGAGCGTCACGGCCGCCCTCGTGAACGGGCCGCGGAGCGATTGGCTCGCGGACGCGACCAAGACCGCGTTCCCCGAGAGCGTGTCGGCGCGGCCCTCCGTACCCGTCGAATCGGGCGTCGCCGAGGTCGATCTCAGCGAGTCAGCGCTCGCCGTCCCGCCCGACACGACGGACCGGATGCTCACGCAGCTGGAGGCGAGCCTCGCCACCGCGGGCGTCACCGAGGTGCAGCTGTCGGTCGGGACGACACCGATCACCGCCGAGCCGGTGCCGGTGCGCTCGACCCGCGTGACCGGTCCCTCGCTGGTGCTCACCGACGACGGTCTCGGGTTCCTGGTCGGCGGCGAGCTCGAGACCGTGCCCGGCCTGAGCGCGGTGGTGGAGACGGTCTCTCCGAAGTCGATACAGGTCACCGCGGAGCGGGACTGGGCGGCCATGCGTCTCACCGACGGCACGGTCGCTCGTCAGGGCGCGAACGGATCATCGGACGAGCTCGACACCCGCGCCGGCTTGATCGATCCGACGATCGACCCGTTCGACATCGTCTGGAGCGTTCCGCGCACGCAGCCCGCGGCGATGGTCGCGTATCCGCTGGATGGTACGCGGGTGGACGTCGCCGACGCGTGGCCGGGCGCCACGCAGGTGACCTCGATGGCCGTGTCGCGCGATGGCACCAGGATGGCGGCCGCCGTCACGACGGGAGGCAGCTCCGAGGTGTGGATCGCCGGAGTCGTGCGAGGTCAGGACGGGATTCCGCAGCGACTGGGCGTGCCGATCTCGATCGGCGCGGTAAGCGGCATCGGAGTGGGTGTGGCGTGGCTCGACGACAACACGGTCGGGGTGCTGTCGCACAGCGGCGAGGCATCGCTGGTCCTCGCGCAGCTCGTCGGTGGACCGGCCACGACGACGGCCGCACCGGCCGGGATCGCCTCGCTCGCGGGCGCCAGCGGGGTCTCGACCGTCCGGCTGCGGGGCGATGACGGCGTGCTCTATGTCCGACGTGGCACGAACTGGCAGCAGGCGGCATCCGGCGTCCTGGTGCTCGCGACCCAGCAGGGCATGCCAGCGGGATAG
- a CDS encoding ComF family protein has protein sequence MDSAGWLAETIRSAVVEALALVLPVSCAGCDEPDVALCEGCTAALRPVAHRSAAGATRVAVCSGLRFEGIPARVLRALKEDGRTGLARALAPALAAAVAAIADPTAVLVPIPTSRAAFRRRGYRVVDLVAARAGFRVSPLLVHTRQTADQRGLDHDRRRVNVAESLRARDAASRRVIVIDDVVTTGATLAEAVRALEAAGAVVVGAATIAATPRRGARGARDTATHPKLMGDFGQAQG, from the coding sequence ATGGACTCCGCAGGGTGGCTCGCCGAGACGATACGCTCCGCCGTGGTCGAGGCGCTGGCGCTCGTGCTGCCCGTCTCGTGCGCTGGTTGCGACGAGCCGGATGTCGCACTCTGCGAGGGGTGCACCGCCGCGCTGCGCCCCGTCGCCCATCGATCGGCGGCCGGGGCGACACGCGTCGCGGTGTGCAGCGGGCTCAGGTTCGAGGGCATACCGGCGCGCGTCCTGCGCGCGCTCAAAGAGGACGGGCGCACGGGTCTCGCACGCGCTCTGGCGCCCGCGCTCGCTGCCGCGGTGGCTGCGATCGCCGACCCGACGGCGGTGCTCGTGCCGATCCCGACATCCCGCGCCGCGTTCCGGCGGCGCGGCTACCGCGTGGTCGACCTCGTCGCCGCGCGTGCGGGGTTTCGAGTGTCGCCGCTGCTCGTTCACACACGACAGACCGCCGACCAGCGTGGTCTCGATCACGATCGCCGCCGCGTCAACGTGGCGGAAAGCCTGCGGGCGCGGGATGCCGCATCCCGTCGAGTGATCGTCATCGACGATGTCGTCACCACCGGCGCGACGCTCGCGGAAGCGGTGCGTGCGCTCGAGGCCGCGGGAGCCGTCGTCGTCGGCGCTGCCACGATCGCGGCCACTCCACGGCGCGGCGCGCGGGGTGCGCGTGACACGGCGACACATCCCAAACTCATGGGTGACTTCGGGCAGGCACAGGGCTAG
- the hpf gene encoding ribosome hibernation-promoting factor, HPF/YfiA family gives METSIVGVGVGITDRFRTVVEDKALRIEHLAPRAQRVDIKVTHRAYHNGRVEDDTVELTVTGKGPLVRAEATDGDKFAALDLAVDKLCEQLRRAKDKRVDARQHPRGAKYEKGSGAIEGIDVQPASIDVLRAVATGEIPIITGNEEEADYTPVVIRTKEFGAEWMSLEDAVDRMELVGHDFFLFIDSRTDHPSVVYRRKGWDYGVISLTASAPPEELAS, from the coding sequence ATGGAAACCAGCATCGTCGGCGTGGGAGTGGGTATCACCGACCGGTTTCGCACGGTTGTCGAAGACAAGGCCCTCCGCATCGAGCACCTCGCTCCACGCGCTCAGCGCGTCGACATAAAGGTCACCCATCGCGCCTATCACAACGGTCGTGTCGAGGACGACACCGTCGAACTCACCGTCACGGGCAAGGGTCCACTGGTTCGAGCCGAAGCCACCGACGGTGACAAGTTCGCCGCCCTCGATCTCGCGGTCGACAAGCTCTGCGAGCAGCTTCGTCGCGCCAAGGACAAGCGTGTCGATGCTCGCCAGCACCCGCGCGGCGCCAAGTACGAGAAGGGCAGCGGCGCCATCGAGGGGATCGATGTGCAGCCGGCATCCATAGACGTGCTCCGGGCTGTCGCGACCGGAGAGATCCCGATCATCACGGGCAACGAGGAGGAAGCCGACTACACCCCCGTGGTGATCCGCACCAAGGAGTTCGGTGCCGAGTGGATGAGTCTCGAGGACGCTGTCGACCGAATGGAGCTGGTCGGCCACGACTTCTTCCTGTTCATAGATTCCCGCACGGACCATCCGAGCGTCGTCTACCGCCGCAAGGGCTGGGACTACGGCGTCATCTCGCTGACCGCCAGCGCTCCGCCCGAGGAGCTCGCCTCGTAG
- a CDS encoding DEAD/DEAH box helicase, producing the protein MSTVDDQVEVEAPLEPAVITFRDLGLGEPVLKALSDVGYETPSAIQAATIPPLLAGRDVVGLAQTGTGKTAAFAVPILDRLDVSQKSVQALVLAPTRELALQVCEAFEKYASHVRGVHILPVYGGQGYGVQLSALRRGVHIIVGTPGRIMDHLDKGTLDLSELRYLVLDEADEMLKMGFAEDVETILADTPDTKQVALFSATMPAAIRRMSQQYLHDPEEITVKTKTTTSATIAQRYLIVSYQQKIDALTRILEVENFEGMIVFARTKSATEEVAEKLRARGYSAAAINGDIAQVQRERTVNQLKSGKLDILVATDVAARGLDVERISHVVNFDIPTDTESYVHRVGRTGRAGRSGEAISFVTPRERGLVSAIERATRQPLTQMQLPTAEDVNVTRLARFDDRITAALGQTERIDGFRDVIAHYVRNHDVPEVDVAAALAVVAQGESPLLLEPEPARPKREFDDRGDRGDRPGRFDRDDRGERPERRARPSGGRMATYRLAVGKRHRVEPRQIVGALANEGGLSRGDFGAIQIRPDFSLVELPADLPAETLARLADTRISGKLIELRLDTGAPGRSRGDDRPPRKPRHRDSSDR; encoded by the coding sequence GTGTCCACCGTCGATGACCAGGTCGAGGTCGAGGCTCCCCTGGAGCCCGCCGTGATCACATTCCGCGATCTCGGATTGGGCGAGCCGGTGCTCAAGGCACTGAGCGACGTCGGCTACGAGACGCCGTCGGCGATCCAGGCCGCGACGATCCCGCCCCTCCTGGCCGGCCGCGACGTGGTGGGCCTCGCGCAGACCGGCACCGGCAAGACCGCGGCGTTCGCGGTGCCCATCCTCGACCGGCTCGATGTGTCGCAGAAGAGCGTGCAGGCACTCGTGCTCGCTCCGACGCGCGAGCTCGCGCTGCAGGTATGCGAGGCGTTCGAGAAGTACGCGTCGCACGTGCGCGGCGTCCACATCCTCCCGGTGTACGGCGGTCAGGGCTACGGCGTCCAGCTGTCGGCGCTGCGGCGTGGCGTGCACATCATCGTGGGCACGCCCGGCCGGATCATGGACCACCTCGACAAGGGCACGCTGGATCTCTCGGAGCTCCGGTACCTGGTGCTCGACGAGGCCGACGAGATGCTCAAGATGGGCTTCGCCGAAGACGTCGAGACGATCCTCGCCGACACCCCCGACACCAAGCAGGTCGCGCTCTTCTCGGCCACGATGCCGGCGGCGATCCGGCGCATGTCGCAGCAGTACCTGCACGATCCCGAAGAGATCACGGTCAAGACCAAGACCACGACGTCCGCGACGATCGCGCAGCGCTATCTGATCGTGTCGTACCAGCAGAAGATCGACGCGCTCACCCGCATCCTCGAGGTCGAGAACTTCGAGGGCATGATCGTGTTCGCCCGCACCAAGAGCGCGACCGAGGAGGTCGCCGAGAAGCTGCGCGCCCGCGGCTACTCCGCCGCGGCCATCAACGGCGACATCGCGCAGGTGCAGCGCGAGCGCACCGTCAACCAGCTGAAGTCCGGCAAGCTCGACATCCTGGTGGCGACGGATGTCGCTGCCCGAGGCCTCGACGTCGAGCGCATATCGCACGTCGTGAATTTCGACATCCCCACCGACACCGAGTCGTATGTGCACCGGGTGGGTCGCACCGGGCGCGCCGGGCGGTCCGGAGAGGCGATCAGCTTCGTGACGCCCCGCGAGCGCGGCCTCGTATCCGCGATCGAGCGCGCGACCCGTCAGCCCCTCACCCAGATGCAGCTGCCGACCGCCGAGGACGTCAACGTCACGCGGCTCGCCCGCTTCGACGATCGAATCACCGCCGCGCTCGGCCAGACCGAGCGGATCGACGGCTTCCGCGACGTGATCGCCCATTACGTCCGGAATCACGACGTGCCCGAGGTGGATGTGGCCGCCGCGCTGGCGGTGGTCGCGCAGGGCGAGTCGCCGCTGCTGCTCGAGCCCGAGCCGGCGCGGCCGAAGCGCGAGTTCGACGACCGCGGCGATCGGGGCGATCGACCGGGACGATTCGACCGAGACGACCGCGGCGAGCGCCCGGAACGCCGTGCCCGACCGAGCGGCGGCAGGATGGCGACCTACCGCCTCGCCGTCGGCAAGCGGCACCGCGTCGAGCCCCGCCAGATCGTGGGCGCCCTGGCGAATGAGGGCGGTCTCAGCCGTGGCGACTTCGGCGCGATCCAGATCCGCCCCGACTTCTCGCTCGTCGAGCTGCCGGCCGACCTGCCCGCCGAGACCCTCGCCCGGCTCGCCGACACCCGGATCTCGGGCAAGCTCATCGAGCTGCGACTCGACACCGGTGCCCCGGGGCGCTCGCGGGGCGATGACCGGCCGCCGCGCAAGCCGCGACACCGCGACTCCTCCGACCGCTGA